A genomic region of Manihot esculenta cultivar AM560-2 chromosome 15, M.esculenta_v8, whole genome shotgun sequence contains the following coding sequences:
- the LOC110602100 gene encoding GTP-binding protein OBGC, chloroplastic isoform X1 — MASIFLTCCSPRALARPRTRNPIPNRSSPDRHSRSPNRNRNSNLKPQKSKYKSAPQPLTLSGGEATTYNRLPLKEDVEAPSLSFAATEFKLSDSSVVETDEDDEVYRLSREKEVEVEEDGMDSQLRVDYGKFEVYEINSDVEEDDCDDHNDYSREEVSTKTVNKHSSNRFYETEEEEEFTNGQTVYLSDFEEGVVKEKGVPAVMRCFDRAKIYVKAGDGGNGVVAFRREKFVPLGGPSGGDGGRGGNVYVEVEGSMNSLLPFRNRVHYRAGRGSHGQGMMMNGAKGEDVVVKVAPGTVVREAGKEEVLLELLYPGQRALLLPGGRGGRGNAAFKCGSNKVPRIAENGEEGPEMWLELELKLVADVGIVGAPNAGKSTLLSVISAAQPTIANYPFTTLLPNLGVVSFDYDSTMVVADLPGLLEGAHRGFGLGQEFLRHTERCSALVHVVDGSSQQPEFEFDAVRLELELFSPELAEKPFVVAYNKMDLPEAYENWPSFKERLQSCGIEPFCMSAVMREGTHEVICKAYELLQKNKGPNQEFEGWPDPVNLNHVADTVQKQRRSPINDFEIFYDSGSNIWHVVGSGLQRFVQMTNWRYADSERRFQHVLEACGVNKSLTKMGVKEGDTVIVGEMEMVWHDSPESSGPSNMKKRYDPTKWPQLM; from the exons ATGGCTTCCATTTTCCTAACCTGCTGCTCTCCACGAGCTTTAGCTCGTCCAAGAACTAGAAACCCTATCCCTAATAGATCTTCTCCAGATAGGCATTCTCGAAGCCCCAACCGGAACCGCAACTCTAATTTGAAGCCTCAGAAGAGCAAGTACAAATCTGCACCGCAACCACTCACCTTATCCGGAGGCGAAGCTACCACTTACAATCGCCTCCCTCTCAAAGAAGATGTCGAAGCTCCTTCACTTAGTTTTGCAGCAACGGAATTTAAGCTCTCCGATTCAAGTGTAGTGGAAACTGATGAGGACGATGAGGTTTACCGTTTGAGTAGAGAAAAAGAAGTTGAAGTAGAAGAAGATGGCATGGATAGTCAATTGCGGGTTGATTATGGGAAATTTGAGGTGTATGAGATTAACTCTGATGTTGAAGAAGATGACTGTGATGACCATAATGATTATAGTAGAGAAGAAGTCAGTACCAAAACCGTAAACAAACACAGTAGCAATCGCTTTTACGAgacagaggaggaggaggagtttACCAATGGCCAAACCGTATACCTATCTGATTTCGAGGAAGGAGTGGTGAAAGAGAAGGGAGTGCCGGCGGTAATGAGATGCTTCGATCGTGCCAAAATCTACGTGAAAGCCGGAGATGGTGGAAATGGTGTCGTAGCATTTCGGCGCGAGAAATTTGTGCCCTTGGGTGGCCCATCTGGCGGGGACGGAGGCAGAGGGGGAAATGTATATGTAGAAGTGGAAGGTTCGATGAATTCGTTGTTGCCATTTAGAAATAGAGTGCATTATAGGGCGGGCAGGGGTTCGCATGGGCAGGGAATGATGATGAATGGGGCGAAAGGAGAGGATGTGGTGGTCAAGGTGGCACCAGGCACGGTTGTTAGGGAGGCGGGGAAAGAGGAGGTGCTGTTGGAGCTGTTGTATCCGGGACAACGGGCACTATTGTTGCCCGGTGGGAGAGGTGGCAGAGGAAATGCGGCGTTTAAGTGTGGGAGCAATAAGGTTCCCAGGATTGCCGAGAATGGTGAAGAGGGTCCGGAAAT GTGGTTGGAGCTCGAGCTAAAGCTTGTTGCGGATGTTGGAATTGTGGGTGCCCCAAATGCTGGAAAAAGCACACTTTTGAGCGTGATAAGTGCTGCACAGCCAACAATAGCAAATTACCCCTTTACTACTTTACTTCCTAACCTTGGTGTAGTCTCTTTTGATTATGATTCTACAATGGTCGTAGCAGACCTCCCAGGTCTACTTGAAGGAGCACACCGGGGTTTTGGTTTGGGTCAGGAGTTTCTACGACACACAGAGAGGTGTTCTGCGCTG GTACATGTAGTTGATGGATCCTCGCAGCAGCCAGAATTTGAGTTTGATGCTGTGCGTCTCGAACTGGAATTGTTTAGTCCAGAACTTGCGGAGAAACCTTTCGTAGTTGCCTATAACAAAATGGACCTTCCAGAAGCATATGAAAATTGGCCATCATTCAAGGAAAGACTACAATCTTGTGGAATTGAGCCGTTTTGCATGAGTGCTGTGATGAGAGAAGGCACTCATGAAGTGATATGTAAAGCTTATGAGCTTCTGCAAAAAAATAAAGGACCCAATCAAGAGTTTGAAG GTTGGCCAGATCCAGTAAATTTGAATCATGTGGCTGATACAGTACAGAAGCAGCGGAGGTCCCCTATCAATGACTTTGAGATCTTTTATGACAGTGGGTCCAATATATGGCATGTTGTTGGGTCAGGGTTGCAACGTTTTGTTCAGATGACAAATTGGCG ATACGCAGATTCTGAGAGACGGTTTCAGCATGTTTTGGAAGCTTGTGGTGTGAATAAGTCTCTCACGAAGATGGGTGTCAAGGAAGGTGATACAGTGATTGTTGGAGAG
- the LOC110602100 gene encoding GTP-binding protein OBGC, chloroplastic isoform X2 — MASIFLTCCSPRALARPRTRNPIPNRSSPDRHSRSPNRNRNSNLKPQKSKYKSAPQPLTLSGGEATTYNRLPLKEDVEAPSLSFAATEFKLSDSSVVETDEDDEVYRLSREKEVEVEEDGMDSQLRVDYGKFEVYEINSDVEEDDCDDHNDYSREEVSTKTVNKHSSNRFYETEEEEEFTNGQTVYLSDFEEGVVKEKGVPAVMRCFDRAKIYVKAGDGGNGVVAFRREKFVPLGGPSGGDGGRGGNVYVEVEGSMNSLLPFRNRVHYRAGRGSHGQGMMMNGAKGEDVVVKVAPGTVVREAGKEEVLLELLYPGQRALLLPGGRGGRGNAAFKCGSNKVPRIAENGEEGPEMWLELELKLVADVGIVGAPNAGKSTLLSVISAAQPTIANYPFTTLLPNLGVVSFDYDSTMVVADLPGLLEGAHRGFGLGQEFLRHTERCSALVHVVDGSSQQPEFEFDAVRLELELFSPELAEKPFVVAYNKMDLPEAYENWPSFKERLQSCGIEPFCMSAVMREGTHEVICKAYELLQKNKGPNQEFEGWPDPVNLNHVADTVQKQRRSPINDFEIFYDSGSNIWHVVGSGLQRFVQMTNWRHWMFYCCCI, encoded by the exons ATGGCTTCCATTTTCCTAACCTGCTGCTCTCCACGAGCTTTAGCTCGTCCAAGAACTAGAAACCCTATCCCTAATAGATCTTCTCCAGATAGGCATTCTCGAAGCCCCAACCGGAACCGCAACTCTAATTTGAAGCCTCAGAAGAGCAAGTACAAATCTGCACCGCAACCACTCACCTTATCCGGAGGCGAAGCTACCACTTACAATCGCCTCCCTCTCAAAGAAGATGTCGAAGCTCCTTCACTTAGTTTTGCAGCAACGGAATTTAAGCTCTCCGATTCAAGTGTAGTGGAAACTGATGAGGACGATGAGGTTTACCGTTTGAGTAGAGAAAAAGAAGTTGAAGTAGAAGAAGATGGCATGGATAGTCAATTGCGGGTTGATTATGGGAAATTTGAGGTGTATGAGATTAACTCTGATGTTGAAGAAGATGACTGTGATGACCATAATGATTATAGTAGAGAAGAAGTCAGTACCAAAACCGTAAACAAACACAGTAGCAATCGCTTTTACGAgacagaggaggaggaggagtttACCAATGGCCAAACCGTATACCTATCTGATTTCGAGGAAGGAGTGGTGAAAGAGAAGGGAGTGCCGGCGGTAATGAGATGCTTCGATCGTGCCAAAATCTACGTGAAAGCCGGAGATGGTGGAAATGGTGTCGTAGCATTTCGGCGCGAGAAATTTGTGCCCTTGGGTGGCCCATCTGGCGGGGACGGAGGCAGAGGGGGAAATGTATATGTAGAAGTGGAAGGTTCGATGAATTCGTTGTTGCCATTTAGAAATAGAGTGCATTATAGGGCGGGCAGGGGTTCGCATGGGCAGGGAATGATGATGAATGGGGCGAAAGGAGAGGATGTGGTGGTCAAGGTGGCACCAGGCACGGTTGTTAGGGAGGCGGGGAAAGAGGAGGTGCTGTTGGAGCTGTTGTATCCGGGACAACGGGCACTATTGTTGCCCGGTGGGAGAGGTGGCAGAGGAAATGCGGCGTTTAAGTGTGGGAGCAATAAGGTTCCCAGGATTGCCGAGAATGGTGAAGAGGGTCCGGAAAT GTGGTTGGAGCTCGAGCTAAAGCTTGTTGCGGATGTTGGAATTGTGGGTGCCCCAAATGCTGGAAAAAGCACACTTTTGAGCGTGATAAGTGCTGCACAGCCAACAATAGCAAATTACCCCTTTACTACTTTACTTCCTAACCTTGGTGTAGTCTCTTTTGATTATGATTCTACAATGGTCGTAGCAGACCTCCCAGGTCTACTTGAAGGAGCACACCGGGGTTTTGGTTTGGGTCAGGAGTTTCTACGACACACAGAGAGGTGTTCTGCGCTG GTACATGTAGTTGATGGATCCTCGCAGCAGCCAGAATTTGAGTTTGATGCTGTGCGTCTCGAACTGGAATTGTTTAGTCCAGAACTTGCGGAGAAACCTTTCGTAGTTGCCTATAACAAAATGGACCTTCCAGAAGCATATGAAAATTGGCCATCATTCAAGGAAAGACTACAATCTTGTGGAATTGAGCCGTTTTGCATGAGTGCTGTGATGAGAGAAGGCACTCATGAAGTGATATGTAAAGCTTATGAGCTTCTGCAAAAAAATAAAGGACCCAATCAAGAGTTTGAAG GTTGGCCAGATCCAGTAAATTTGAATCATGTGGCTGATACAGTACAGAAGCAGCGGAGGTCCCCTATCAATGACTTTGAGATCTTTTATGACAGTGGGTCCAATATATGGCATGTTGTTGGGTCAGGGTTGCAACGTTTTGTTCAGATGACAAATTGGCG TCACTGGATGTTTTACTGCTGTTGCATCTGA
- the LOC110601054 gene encoding putative serine/threonine-protein kinase, with the protein MSKSYAAIVGGAAGVVLVAGLIILWFCKSHFKNFSNKNSETGSSDPYPIALGEWNRRGRSSSTPSHPLFGPQVARQFTMDELEQATKQFNESNLIGYGSFGSVYKGLLHDTIVAIKRRPGAPREDFVTEVLYLSDIRHRNLVSLLGYCQERGSQMLVFDYIPNGSMCNHLYGLNSSTKLEFKQRLSIALGAAKGLCHLHGLNPPLVHSNFKTANVLVDENFIVKVAEAGISKLLEKIEEAGPSYTSSVNVFQDPEIGVPRNSTAMSDIYSFGVFLLELITGQEAVHLGFLGSDESLIQWVASRLNSNNFVDCRLIGSFTTDGIRDLIRLMLQCMSFPGIERPKMEKVVVELERIREKEMALTTVMGEGTATFTKGSELFTSK; encoded by the exons ATGTCAAAGTCATATGCTGCAATAGTTGGAGGCGCTGCAGGAGTGGTGCTTGTTGCAGGACTCATCATACTGTGGTTCTGCAAATCTCATTTTAAGAACTTTTCAAACAAGAACTCAGAGACGGGTTCTTCAGATCCATATCCAATTGCACTAG GGGAGTGGAACAGGAGAGGCAGATCCAGTTCAACCCCTAGCCACCCTCTATTTGGACCACAAGTAGCTAGGCAATTCACCATGGATGAACTGGAGCAAGCTACCAAGCAATTCAATGAAAGTAATCTCATTGGATATGGAAGTTTTGGATCAGTATATAAAGGTTTGCTTCATGATACTATTGTGGCCATCAAAAGGCGTCCAGGTGCTCCTCGAGAGGATTTTGTCACAGAG GTGCTTTATTTGTCAGATATTCGGCATCGTAATTTAGTTTCTCTTCTAGGTTACTGCCAAGAAAGAGGATCACAAATGTTGGTCTTTGACTATATACCCAATGGTAGCATGTGCAACCACTTATATG GGTTAAATTCATCAACTAAATTAGAGTTCAAGCAGAGGTTGTCCATAGCTCTGGGAGCAGCTAAAG GTTTATGCCATTTGCATGGCCTAAACCCACCCTTGGTACACAGTAACTTCAAAACAGCTAATGTCTTGGTTGATGAGAACTTCATTGTAAAGGTGGCTGAAGCAGGGATCTCAAAATTGCTTGAAAAGATAGAAGAAGCAGGTCCCTCTTACACATCCAGTGTTAATGTTTTCCAAGATCCAGA GATAGGAGTACCCAGGAACTCCACTGCAATGAGTGACATTTACAGCTTTGGGGTGTTCCTTCTGGAGCTTATAACTGGACAGGAGGCAGTGCATCTAGGATTCTTGGGATCTGATGAAAGCTTAATTCAGTGG GTGGCTTCTCGATTGAACTCCAACAATTTTGTGGACTGTCGACTCATCGGGAGTTTCACCACAGATGGAATCAGGGATTTGATCAGACTGATGCTGCAATGCATGAGTTTTCCAGGAATAGAGAGACCAAAGATGGAAAAGGTTGTGGTCGAACTTGAACGAATTCGTGAGAAAGAGATGGCACTAACAACTGTCATGGGCGAGGGAACTGCAACATTTACTAAAGGCAGTGAACTATTTACTTCAAAATGA
- the LOC110602210 gene encoding probable serine/threonine-protein phosphatase 2A regulatory subunit B'' subunit TON2 codes for MYSGSVDGESHETAQRKIPPASSMLWVRNLRRYIGSGAGLGSEALMELETKRILLDIFKEKQQRSAEAATVPSFYKKKPEEGSISHRVQRLAKYRFLKKQSDILLNADDLDAMWVCLRENCVIDDATGAEKMNYEDFCHIASVCTEQIGPKCRRFFSPSNFMKFEKDESGRIAILPFYLYVMRTVSLTQARIDMSELDEDSDGFLQPHEMEAYIRGLIPNLAQLCDMPAQFVQMYCRIAAHKFFFFCDPQRRGKACIKKVLLSNCLQELMELHQESEEEVTDTEQAENWFSLTSAQRICDMFLALDKDMNGTLSKQELREYADGTLTEIFIERVFDEHVRRGKSGGGNAREMDFESFLDFVLALENKDTPEGLTYLFRCLDLQGRGYLTTADIHSLFRDVHQKWIEGGNYELCIEDVRDEIWDMVKPTDPLRMALSDLLSCKQGGTVASMLIDVRGFWAHDNRENLLQEEEGPEDE; via the exons ATGTACAGTGGGTCCGTCGATGGCGAGAGCCACGAGACCGCTCAGAGGAAGATCCCGCCGGCCTCGTCAATGTTGTGGGTCCGAAATCTGCGCCGGTATATCGGATCCGGTGCCGGACTGGGATCTGAAGCCCTAATGG AGCTCGAGACAAAGAGGATCTTGCTTGATATTTTCAAAGAGAAGCAACAAAGAAGTGCTGAAGCGGCCACAGTACCTAGTTTTTATAAGAAG AAACCTGAAGAAGGGTCAATCAGTCACAGGGTCCAAAGGTTAGCAAAATATCGGTTTTTAAAG AAACAATCAGATATTTTGCTTAATGCTGATGATCTGGATGCCATGTGGGTGTGCTTGAGAGAGAACTGTGTTATTGATGATGCTACTGGTGCTGAAAAG ATGAATTACGAAGATTTTTGCCACATAGCCTCAGTATGTACAGAACAAATAGGCCCCAAATGCCGACGATTCTTTAGCCCTTCTAATTTCATGAAGTTTGAGAAAGATGAATCTGGAAGAATTGCCATTTTGCCCTTTTATCTTTATGTGATGCGGACA GTTTCACTTACACAGGCCAGGATAGATATGAGTGAACTTGATGAGGATTCAGATGGTTTCCTTCAGCCTCAT GAAATGGAGGCTTATATACGAGGTCTTATTCCTAATTTAGCACAGCTATGTGATATGCCTGCACAGTTTGTTCAGATGTACTGTCGCATAGCTGCACataaattcttcttcttttgtgaTCCTCAGAGGCGAG GGAAGGCCTGCATAAAGAAGGTGCTTCTTAGTAATTGTCTTCAGGAGCTAATGGAATTGCACCAG GAAAGTGAGGAAGAAGTTACCGACACTGAACAAGCTGAAAATTGGTTTTCTTTGACATCTGCTCAACGCATATGTG ATATGTTTCTTGCCCTTGATAAAGATATGAATGGAACGTTGAGCAAGCAAGAGCTTCGAGAATATGCTGATGGGACACTCActgaaatttttattgaaaGAG TGTTTGATGAGCATGTCCGTCGTGGTAAAAGTGGGGGAGGAAATGCACGGGAGATGGACTTTGAAAGTTTCCTGGACTTCGTACTGGCCCTAGAAAACAAAGATACTCCGGAGGGTTTAACATATTTATTCCGTTGTCTTGATCTTCAAGGACGGGGATACCTAACAACAGCTGATATTCACTCTCTTTTCAG AGATGTGCACCAGAAATGGATTGAGGGTGGAAACTACGAGTTATGCATTGAGGATGTAAGGGATGAAATCTGGGATATGGTTAAGCCAACTGATCCACTCAGGATGGCACTGTCGGACCTGCTGTCTTGTAAACAGGGTGGGACAGTAGCCAGTATGCTAATAGATGTGCGTGGATTCTGGGCGCATGATAATAGAGAAAATCTTCTCCAAGAAGAGGAAGGACCAGAAGACGAATGA
- the LOC110602302 gene encoding uncharacterized protein LOC110602302 encodes MADQTTNPSIMEPKPPHPLHQIAETPTHKLLLKQWLKEEELILNRINLKETQIDSVHKEITQLYIFFFLFHSVALLLLFNASSRDPPGSGSSCKRSWIPSLCSLLCSLGITWAVRYKTDVELHLEKLLEREKEDGKLLSKCVEELKKKGVEFDLLKEVDALRRAKSLRVETKVVRKWSARDFVTLFFFTVSCLVLGLTRIILCS; translated from the coding sequence ATGGCAGACCAGACCACAAACCCTTCAATCATGGAGCCAAAGCCACCACATCCACTACACCAGATAGCAGAAACACCAACCCACAAGCTCCTTTTGAAGCAATGGCTCAAAGAAGAGGAGTTAATCCTTAACAGGATCAATCTTAAAGAGACCCAAATAGATTCAGTCCACAAAGAGATCACACAGCTCTACATCTTCTTCTTTCTATTCCACTCCGTTGCCTTGCTCCTCCTTTTCAATGCCTCCTCCAGAGACCCACCTGGAAGTGGGTCCTCCTGCAAGAGATCATGGATCCCGTCATTGTGTTCTCTTCTATGTTCTTTGGGGATTACCTGGGCCGTTAGATATAAAACTGACGTAGAACTCCACCTGGAGAAGTTGttggagagagagaaagaggacGGGAAATTGTTGTCTAAGTGTGtagaagagctaaagaagaaaGGAGTGGAATTTGATCTTTTGAAAGAAGTTGATGCGCTGAGGAGAGCCAAGAGTTTGCGGGTGGAAACGAAGGTGGTAAGGAAGTGGTCTGCAAGAGATTTTGTTACTCTGTTTTTCTTCACTGTCTCATGTCTGGTCTTGGGGTTGACAAGAATCATTTTGTGTAGTTGA
- the LOC110602300 gene encoding E3 ubiquitin-protein ligase Topors isoform X1: MDSSSHPSSSSRSSRRHDLNREKFLLRVIYPAIRGETCPICLKDLEDHRRAAVITVCLHSFCLGCIRKWSDLKRKCPLCNSAFDSLFYKISLSSRNFLTEKLPPLREGRSVVAEPEFSLRQPMIRRSRPLPWRRTFGRPGSPRDVIAERKLQWRASVYKRGLQVVPLSPGNCPEQNVSRNGHMKEKIHQRLEPWIRRELQAILEDPDPSVIVHVVSSLFIARLEKFVVQRGQLGAEDNFLAPLRPFLHNWTNMFWHELSCFAESSLTIETYDAVVEYKRSD; this comes from the exons ATGGATTCGTCTtctcatccttcttcttcatccCGAAGTTCACGAAGACACGACCTCAATCGCGAGAAGTTTCTACTGAGAGTAATTTATCCGGCGATCCGAGGGGAAACCTGTCCAATATGTTTGAAAGATCTTGAAGATCATCGAAGAGCTGCGGTTATCACTGTTTGCCTGCACTCGTTCTGTTTGGGCTGCATTCGCAAGTGGAGCGATTTGAAGCGCAAATGCCCTCTCTGCAACTCGGCTTTCGATTCCTTGTTCTACAAGATCAGTCTCTCGTCTCGGAACTTCCTGACTGAGAAATTGCCACCTCTACGGGAGGGTAGAAGCGTCGTTGCGGAACCTGAATTCAGTTTACGGCAACC AATGATACGAAGAAGTAGGCCATTGCCGTGGCGGCGCACGTTTGGTCGGCCAGGGTCGCCGCGTGACGTTATTGCCGAAAGGAAGCTTCAGTGGCGTGCTAG TGTGTACAAAAGAGGCTTGCAAGTTGTTCCTTTATCTCCTGGGAATTGTCCAGAGCAG AATGTATCAAGAAATGGTcatatgaaagaaaaaatacatCAGAGACTAGAGCCATGGATTCGGAGGGAGCTGCAGGCAATCCTGGAGGACCCAGATCCATCTGTTATTGTTCATGTGGTCTCCTCACTTTTTATTGCGAGGCTTGAAAAGTTTGTTGTTCAAAGAGGACAGCTTGGTGCTGAAGATAACTTTCTTGCCCCTTTGCGTCCTTTTTTGCATAATTGGACCAACATGTTTTGGCATGAACTAAG TTGTTTTGCAGAATCTTCACTTACCATTGAAACATATGACGCAGTGGTTGAATACAAACGTTCTGATTGA
- the LOC110602300 gene encoding E3 ubiquitin-protein ligase Topors isoform X2, with protein MDSSSHPSSSSRSSRRHDLNREKFLLRVIYPAIRGETCPICLKDLEDHRRAAVITVCLHSFCLGCIRKWSDLKRKCPLCNSAFDSLFYKISLSSRNFLTEKLPPLREGRSVVAEPEFSLRQPMIRRSRPLPWRRTFGRPGSPRDVIAERKLQWRASVYKRGLQVVPLSPGNCPEQNVSRNGHMKEKIHQRLEPWIRRELQAILEDPDPSVIVHVVSSLFIARLEKFVVQRGQLGAEDNFLAPLRPFLHNWTNMFWHELRIFTYH; from the exons ATGGATTCGTCTtctcatccttcttcttcatccCGAAGTTCACGAAGACACGACCTCAATCGCGAGAAGTTTCTACTGAGAGTAATTTATCCGGCGATCCGAGGGGAAACCTGTCCAATATGTTTGAAAGATCTTGAAGATCATCGAAGAGCTGCGGTTATCACTGTTTGCCTGCACTCGTTCTGTTTGGGCTGCATTCGCAAGTGGAGCGATTTGAAGCGCAAATGCCCTCTCTGCAACTCGGCTTTCGATTCCTTGTTCTACAAGATCAGTCTCTCGTCTCGGAACTTCCTGACTGAGAAATTGCCACCTCTACGGGAGGGTAGAAGCGTCGTTGCGGAACCTGAATTCAGTTTACGGCAACC AATGATACGAAGAAGTAGGCCATTGCCGTGGCGGCGCACGTTTGGTCGGCCAGGGTCGCCGCGTGACGTTATTGCCGAAAGGAAGCTTCAGTGGCGTGCTAG TGTGTACAAAAGAGGCTTGCAAGTTGTTCCTTTATCTCCTGGGAATTGTCCAGAGCAG AATGTATCAAGAAATGGTcatatgaaagaaaaaatacatCAGAGACTAGAGCCATGGATTCGGAGGGAGCTGCAGGCAATCCTGGAGGACCCAGATCCATCTGTTATTGTTCATGTGGTCTCCTCACTTTTTATTGCGAGGCTTGAAAAGTTTGTTGTTCAAAGAGGACAGCTTGGTGCTGAAGATAACTTTCTTGCCCCTTTGCGTCCTTTTTTGCATAATTGGACCAACATGTTTTGGCATGAACTAAG AATCTTCACTTACCATTGA
- the LOC110602299 gene encoding anaphase-promoting complex subunit 7 has product MLAEGETLITEDKKVVLNRRNSDWSIHFEISASILCKMEIPKDQIATLLESELYSSAQILGSFLVSSSSINPETNPHLKAENLIFLGDALFREREYRRAIHTYKQALQYYKIVPKQNSTASRSSLSNRSSSPNSFNISAINENEVKFKIASCHSALNETRAALVEMEGVPSKARTLQMSLLMAKLYRNSRHNRFAVACYKECLRHCPYVLEAIIALAELGAAAKDIISTFSQASSRSGRAPFDHVDSNRWLQRYVEAQCCIASNDYKGGLEFFGELLQRFPNNLHILLEIAKVEAIIGKNDEAIVNFEKVRSLDPYVVTYMDEYAMLLKTKSDYSKLNKLVHDLLSIDPTRPEVFVALSVLWERKDERGALSYAEKSIRIDERHIPGYIMKGNLLLSLKRPEAAVVAFRGAQELRPDLRSYQGLVHSYLAFSKIKEALHAAREAMKAMPQSAKALKLVGDVHASNSGGREKAKKFYESALRLEPGYLGAALALAELHVIEGRNGDAVSLLERYLKDWADDSLHVKLAQVFAATNMLQEALSHYQAALRINPQNEAAKKGLERLEKQMKGVDPDAPEEDEENEVEDADADQEETELL; this is encoded by the exons ATGCTCGCGGAGGGAGAGACGCTGATCACGGAAGACAAAAAAGTGGTTTTAAACCGCCGGAACTCAGACTGGAGTATCCATTTTGAAATTTCAGCATCAATTCTCTGCAAAATGGAAATTCCCAAGGATCAAATCGCCACTCTTCTCGAAAGCGAACTCTACAGCTCGGCTCAAATACTT GGTTCTTTTCTCGTTTCATCGTCTTCCATTAATCCTGAAACCAATCCTCACCTCAAGGCTGAAAATCTG ATTTTTCTTGGAGACGCATTGTTTCGCGAGAGGGAGTATCGCAGAGCGATA CATACGTATAAGCAGGCTTTGCAGTACTATAAGATAGTTCCCAAGCAAAATTCAACAGCCTCTAGAAGCTCATTATCCAACAGGTCGTCTTCTCCgaattcttttaatatttcgGCAATTAATGAAAATGAG GTGAAGTTCAAGATTGCTTCTTGTCACTCTGCACTGAATGAAACTAGAGCAGCACTTGTTGAG ATGGAGGGAGTTCCTAGTAAAGCAAGAACTTTGCAGATGAGTCTATTAATGGCCAAGCTTTATCGAAACTCTAGACATAATCGCTTTGCTGTTGCTTGTTATAAAGAGTGTTTAAG GCATTGCCCTTATGTTTTGGAGGCCATTATAGCATTAGCTGAACTAGGAGCTGCTGCTAAGGATATCATTTCAACTTTTTCACAG GCTTCAAGTAGAAGTGGGAGGGCACCATTTGATCATGTTGACTCAAATCGTTGGCTTCAA CGCTATGTGGAGGCACAGTGTTGCATTGCTTCAAATGATTACAAAG GTGGTTTGGAATTCTTTGGAGAACTTTTACAACGTTTCCCAAACAATTTACACATATTACTTGAAATTGCAAAG GTTGAAGCCATTATTGGAAAGAACGATGAGGCCATAGTGAATTTTGAAAAG GTTCGATCACTTGATCCATATGTTGTAACTTATATGGATGAGTATGCAATGCTTCTAAAGACAAAATCTGATTACTCAAAGCTAAATAAGTTAGTGCATGATTTGCTGAGCATTGATCCTACAAGGCCAGAAGTTTTTGTGGCTTTGTCTGTACTGTGGGAAAGGAAAGATGAAAGAGGAGCATTGTCTTATGCTGAGAAG AGTATCCGAATTGATGAGAGACATATTCCAGGTTACATAATGAAG GGTAATCTACTATTGTCATTAAAGAGACCAGAAGCAGCTGTAGTTGCTTTCAGAGGAGCACAAGAATTGAGACCTGATCTTCGTTCATATCAAG GTTTGGTTCATTCCTATTTGGCATTCTCCAAAATCAAAGAGGCTTTGCATGCTGCCAGGGAGGCAATGAAGGCCATGCCTCAATCTGCAAAGGCTCTAAAATTAGTTGGTGATGTACATGCTAGCAATTCTGGTGGCAGAGAGAAG GCAAAAAAGTTTTATGAGTCAGCACTGCGGCTGGAACCTGGTTACCTTGGTGCTGCATTAGCTTTGGCTGAGCTTCATGTTATCGAGGGCCGAAATGGAGATGCTGTATCCCTGCTTGAGCGATATCTCAAGGATTGGGCTGATGACTCTCTTCATGTCAAGCTGGCTCAAGTATTTGCTGCCACAAATATGCTGCAAGAGGCTTTGTCACATTATCAGGCTGCATTAAG AATAAACCCCCAAAATGAAGCTGCAAAGAAAGGGCTTGAGCGCCTGGAAAAACAAATGAAG GGAGTGGATCCGGATGCTcctgaagaagatgaagaaaatgAGGTTGAGGATGCAGATGCAGACCAAGAGGAGACTGAGCTTCTGTGA